In the Acidobacteriota bacterium genome, CGGGAGCGTTGAACGCGCCGTCATAGCCGGCTTCGATCAGCGCCCACGCCTTCTTCTCCTCGTTGGACTTCGAGTTGATGAAGTCCTCGATGTCGGGATGGTCGATGTTGAGGATGACCATCTTGGCGGCGCGACGGGTCTTGCCGCCGCTCTTGATGACGCCAGCGAAGGAGTCGTAACCCTTCATGAAGGAGACGGGACCGGACGCGGTTCCGCCGCCGGCGAGGGTCTCCTTCGAGGAACGGATCTCGGAGAGATTCGATCCCGTTCCCGATCCGTACTTGAAGAGCATTCCTTCGGTCTTGGCCAACCCGAGGATCGAGTCCATCGTGTCGTGGACCGAGTTGATGAAGCAGGCGGAGCACTGCGGGTGCGGCTCGACCCCGACGTTGAACCAGACGGGCGAATTGAAGGAAGCCATCTGATAGAGAAGGATGTGCGTGAGCTCGTCACGGAACGCATCCCCATCCTCGGGGGTCGCGAAGTAGCCTCCCCGGCGACCCCAGTCGGTCATCGTCGTGACGACGCGGCCGATGAGCTGGCGGACGGACGACTCCCGGTCGGGCGACCCGAGGTGGCCGCGGAAGTATTTGGAGACGACGACGTTGGTGGCCATCTGCGACCAGAACTTCGGCACCTCGATGTCGGTCTGCTCGAAGACGACCTCGCCCTTTTCGTTGGCGATGACGGCGGAGCGCATCTCCCACTCGACGGTATCGAAGACATCGACCCCGGCAGTGGTGAAGTACCGCTCGACCTCGATTCCCCCGCCTCGGGTCCGTTCCTTCTTCGTGCGGATCGTTCCCTTCGGGTCCGGGTGCTCGTGGGTCGTTACATCGATTGCGCTCATCGTGATGCCCTCTTTTCTCTTCTATTTCACTACCTGATCGACTGCCATTTGCTTCCAACTGCCGACACCTGTTCCAACGACTGCCATGAGATTGCCGCTCGGGGAGCGGCGGTGTTACCAGCGCGCCTGCACGATGGCAGGCTTGCATTGAGGCGCGGGGGTCTTGATGCGGACCGTCACCTGGCTGTCCCGGATCTGAAGCGACACCGTGTGGCGTGGCTTGCGAATCGTTAGACGTGCGTGGGTGCCTGAAACTTTCATTCTGCCCTCCCTCTCGAACACCGTCTGTCTGGGATTTCCCAATCGGAACAGGACAGTTATACGGCCCCCTGGAACCAAAGTCAAGACTTGACCACTAGATATTGTGGTGGGGGCTCGAGGGTGCGCTATATACTGTGTAAATGCGCGAAACGCTCAACTTATTCTCCGCAGGATACCGACAGGCTTTCCGCGGAAAGCCCACAGGTTTTCCGCAGAGTTATCCACAGGGAAGGACCTGATTATCAACAATTTATAAACATTTTTTAGCGACCATTTCCGCCGTTTCCGGGGTGGCGGTTTTGGGTAGGCTGATCCGCGAAAAGTTAACAGGATTCGAGTAGGGATCAGGGGTCAGGGATCAGGGATCAGGGGAGAAGCAGGGACTAGGGATTAGGGGTTAGGGATTAGGGAAGAAGCAGGGTTGCTGATCTGGGTGTGGAAAACGGGGCGATGCGTCGGAGCGGTGAGTTTTCCGCCGGCCGCGGATGGATCGAGCGCGCGAGAACGGGACGGACGGTGGTGCGAGGGCGCTGCAGTTTTTCGGGGCACCGATCGTGTGTCGCCCGCTGAAGCGGGCTCGACACCATTGCGCTGCGTGTTTCTGTCCCCCGGCTGAAGCCGGGGGCTAATGTCTGGCGCCACCTGCGGCGGCTTTGCCAGGCTTCGTTCGTTGAGCGAGCCTGCGACAATCAGCCCGTCACGTTGCGTTCTTTCGCCCGCTCTAAAGCTTGATCGGCGCCGCGATCATTCGCAAATGCACATCGAATAAAAACCTCCCGTTCGATCAGCCCGCGCCAGCGGGCGAAAGAGCGCCGAGCTCTTCGAGGCGTTGAATCTCGGCGAGATCGCGACCCATCTTCGCTCAGCCCGCGCCAGCGGGCGAAAGAGCTTAGCCCCCGGCTTCAGCCGGGGGACAGTTGCGCTTCCCAGAAAAGAACGCCGAGCCCGCTTCAGCGGGCGACAGAAAGTAGACGCCTTCTTCTTCCCTGATCCCTGATCCTTGATCCCTGCTTTTCGCCCTGACCCATGATCCCTGATCCCTGATCCCTGCTCTTCACTCCAGATCCAGCGATGTGACTCGCGGCTGGATCGTCACGCGGCGGCCGTCAATAGACCATTCGCGCGAGCAGAGCAACCCGAGCGCGCGCGGATAGAGCTCGTGCTCCGCCTCGAGGATCAACCCGGCAGCTTCCTCGGGGGTCTTCGCGTCGGAGATGTCGACCGCACGCTGTGCGACGATCGGCCCGTGATCGAGCTCCTCGTCGACGAAGTGGACCGTGCAGCCGGAGATCTTCACCCCATGCTCGAACGCCTGGCGCTGCGCGTCGGCGCCCGGGAAGGCGGGAAGCAGCGACGGATGAATGTTGACGATCCGCTCCCGATACCGGCCGATGAACCAGGGAGAGAGGAGGCGCATGTAGCCGGCGAGGACGACGAAGTTTGCAGCGTGGTCGTCGATCGCCTGCGCGACGAGACGCTCATGCTCCTCACGCGGCATTCCCCCGTGCGGAATCGAGACGGAGGCGATGCCGTGCCCCCTGGCGATCTCGAGACCCTTCGCTTCCTCGACATTCGAGATGACCACGCCAATCTCCGCATCGATCTCTCCCCGGCCGATCGCGTTGTAGATCGAGACGAAGTTGGAGCCTCTTCCGGAGAGAAGGATCGCGAGTACCCGCATCTCAGCCGTCCCAGGAGGCGAATCCGGCAGGAGGGGTGTCGTAGTCGACCTTCCCCTCCCCCTTCACCACATTTCCGATGAAGAAGAGCTTTTGCGAATGCTGCTGCAGGTGCGCGACGACCTTCGGGACGTGGTCGACGGCGACGAACAGCACCATACCGATCCCCATGTTGAACACGCGGAGCGCCTCGATCCGATCGACGCCTCCGGTCGCGACGAGCCAGGAGAAGAGCGGCGGGATTTCCCACGATCCGAGCTTGATCCTCGCGTCGAGATTCGAGGGGAGAACCCGAGGAATGTTGTCGGTGAGCCCGCCGCCGGTGATGTGCGCCATCGCGCTCAGCCGGTCCTCTTCGACGAGCCCGCCGAGCTGCCGGAGATAGGACAGATGGGGCCGGAGGAGCTCCTCCCCCACCTTCCGCTCGAGATCGGGTACGACGCTCTGCATGTCGAGCCCGGCATCATCGAC is a window encoding:
- the purN gene encoding phosphoribosylglycinamide formyltransferase, which codes for MRVLAILLSGRGSNFVSIYNAIGRGEIDAEIGVVISNVEEAKGLEIARGHGIASVSIPHGGMPREEHERLVAQAIDDHAANFVVLAGYMRLLSPWFIGRYRERIVNIHPSLLPAFPGADAQRQAFEHGVKISGCTVHFVDEELDHGPIVAQRAVDISDAKTPEEAAGLILEAEHELYPRALGLLCSREWSIDGRRVTIQPRVTSLDLE